The following are encoded in a window of Nilaparvata lugens isolate BPH chromosome 13, ASM1435652v1, whole genome shotgun sequence genomic DNA:
- the LOC111058753 gene encoding pancreatic triacylglycerol lipase-like, with translation MILNRFSSLGIGFLVIVFTASSSSTEIVSNEQDEGVVVLHRAGQAIPKRVASMGNTLRERFARRQERMQERRSRTRKEICYELLGCFPMALSKHQPLKKTPQSPSDVDTKFWLFTRGDRDAATENATQLHYGDRRESLINSNYSAKLPTKMLVHGYKGSGMDYAARAIANLWLKLENCNVILVDWEKGAAGPSYAVAAANTQLVGRQLALLLTDMTSLGTPPQHIHVIGFSLGAHISGFAGRAIQQRGMMLGRITGLDPASPLFRQHLKASLPPLTTSDAHFVDIVHTDAARVWSNGFGLFDALGHVDFFPNGGRDQPGCAHYRASLIVSHLEGTVNSSVICNHIRAFQYFLESMRSTETGCEFLAFPCEQGYDAFQAGLCFPKQCNSSSHDGSCAPMGFYSNLNPARGPMYLVTRDKAPFCGEQLRATVVLSQKTLKTRGYLQLSLEHGLEYTHFQLYCELKDAVKGGIEMNALAAAKYNSIGEDLTPEITAHFTFQSLEFQNSDNYSLSNTPIYIAEVEVQSLKGVSWRYCGGDVILQQKDNSMFRTASLPLTTKECT, from the exons ATGATTTTAAATCGTTTTTCGAGTTTGGGTATAGGTTTTTTGGTGATAGTATTTACAGCAAGCTCCAGTTCAACTGAGATTGTCTCAAATG AGCAAGATGAAGGGGTGGTGGTACTTCATAGAGCTGGTCAGGCCATTCCAAAAAGAGTTGCATCCATGGGGAATACCCTGAGAGAGAGATTCGCCAGAAGACAGGAGAGAATGCAAGAGAGACGCAGCCGGACAAGGAAGGAGATATGTTATG AACTTCTAGGCTGTTTCCCGATGGCTCTCTCGAAGCACCAGCCTCTGAAGAAGACCCCACAGTCGCCCTCAGACGTGGACACCAAGTTCTGGCTGTTCACACGCGGCGACAGAGACGCGGCGACTGAGAACGCGACTCAGCTACACTACGGCGACAGACGCGAGTCGCTCATCAACTCCAACTACTCTGCCAAACTGCCAACTAAGATGTTAGTTCACGGCTACAAGGGGAGTGGCATGGACTACGCCGCTCGGGCTATTGCTAACTTGTGGCTCAAACTG GAAAACTGCAATGTGATCCTGGTAGACTGGGAGAAAGGAGCGGCAGGTCCGTCGTATGCTGTGGCTGCTGCCAACACTCAGCTGGTGGGGAGACAGTTGGCATTACTGCTCACTGATATGACGTCACTGGGGACCCCTCCACAACACATTCACGTCATCGGGTTCAGTCTGGGGGCGCATATTAGCGGGTTTGCAGGGAGGGCCATACAGCAGAGAGGGATGATGTTGGGCAGAATAACAG GCCTGGACCCAGCATCCCCCCTCTTCCGCCAACACCTAAAGGCCTCTCTGCCCCCCCTGACGACATCCGACGCTCACTTTGTGGATATCGTCCACACGGACGCGGCACGTGTCTGGTCCAACGGGTTTGGCCTTTTCGACGCATTGGGTCACGTCGACTTCTTCCCAAACGGAGGCAGGGATCAACCCGGATGTGCGCACTACAGGGCTTCCCTGATTGTCAGCCATCTTG AGGGAACAGTGAACTCCAGTGTGATCTGCAACCACATCAGAGCGTTCCAGTATTTCCTGGAAAGTATGAGATCTACTGAGACAGGCTGTGAATTCCTGGCCTTTCCCTGCGAACAAGGCTATGATGCATTCCAGGCTGGTCTCTGTTTTCCTAAACAGTGCAACAGTAGTAGTCATG ATGGATCCTGCGCACCTATGGGATTTTATTCGAACCTGAACCCAGCAAGAGGTCCCATGTATTTGGTGACAAGAGATAAGGCACCATTTTGTG GAGAACAACTCAGAGCTACAGTGGTTCTATCGCAGAAGACCCTGAAAACTAGAGGATATTTACAACTATCCCTGGAGCATGGATTGGAATATACACACTTTCAACTCTACTGCGA aTTGAAAGATGCAGTAAAGGGAGGCATTGAGATGAATGCTCTGGCTGCTGCTAAATACAATTCAATTGGCGAAGATCTCACACCAGAAATAACGGCGCACTTTACGTTTCAATCACTCGAATTTCAGAATAGTGACAATTATTCCTTGTCTAACACACCGATATACATTGCCGAGGTGGAGGTCCAGTCACTGAAGGGTGTGAG